The genomic DNA CAAAAAGATGGAGCCTTACATCCGTCAAATACAATGGGCATTGGTAGTCATAGATGAAGCTCACCGGCTGCGCAACGTATATAAAACCTCCAGCAAAATAGCATCAGTTATCAAACAGGCCGTTGCCCCATTCCCCAAAGTGCTATTGACTGCGACGCCATTGCAAAATTCCTTGCTGGAGCTATATGGGCTTGTCAGTATTATCGACGATTATGCTTTTGGCGATTTGCGCAGCTTCCGAGCCAGGTTTACTCGGCTCAACAATGAAACAGACTTTACCGACCTCAAAGAGCGACTCAAGCCAATCTGCAAACGTACCCTGCGCCGTCAGGTGCTGGAATATATCAAATACACTAACCGCCATGCCATCGTTCAAGAGTTCGTACCGAGCGACCAGGAGCAAAGACTCTACGATTTGGTTACGGAGTATCTTCAGTGCCCGACCTTATACGCACTCCCCGCAAGTCAGCGGCAACTAATGACGTTGATATTACGCAAGCTTCTCGCGTCATCGACATATGCCATCTCTGCAACCCTCGAGGGATTGGCCAACAAACTGGAAGCGGCGGCAACCGTTGCTGAAGCTGTTGATACTTTGCCGGATGATCTGCCAGCTAATCTTGAAGAACTAGACGAGCTGGCGGACGAATGGGACGAGGATGACAATGGCTCGACATCCGGTCAAAAAAGCAAATTAACTCCGGAACAACTCGCAGAGTTACGCCTTGAGATGGCCCAACTGCGTGAATTCCATGCCCTGGCTAAATCAATCGTCAGAAATTCTAAAGGTGAAGTACTCCTTACCGCCCTGAGGAAAGGCTTTGCGGCTGCGTCTCATGCCCAGGAAAAGCAAGGGGCTGCCACCTTACAACAAAAAGCAGTTATATTCACAGAGTCACGGCGCACCCAGGAGTATTTGTTTAACGTTCTGCAACAAACCGAATTCGCCGGAAAGGTTATGCTTTTTAACGGCACCAACACCGATTCCCTCTCAAAGGGAATTCTTCAGCGATGGCTGGAAAAACATGCCGGCACCGATCGTATCAGCGGTTCACCAAGCGCCAATATGCGCGCCGCTCTAGTTGAGCATTTTCGTGATGATGCTTCCATTCTCATTGCTACGGAAGCGGCTGCCGAGGGCATCAACCTGCAGTTTTGCAACCTGGTCGTAAATTATGACCTGCCATGGAATCCGCAACGCATTGAGCAACGGATTGGCCGCTGCCACCGCTACGGGCAAAAATACGACGTCGTGGTAGTCAACTTCTTGAACAAGAGTAACGCCGCTGATCAACGCGTTTATGAACTGCTTGACGAAAAATTCCGTCTTTTCAACGGGGTGTTCGGCGCCAGTGATGAAGTCCTTGGGATTGTTGAATCCGGCGTCGATTTTGAAAAACGCATAGCATCCATTTACCAACAATGCCGGACCCAGGAGCAGATTCAGTTCGAATTCGACCAGCTTCAAAAAGAACTTGAGGTTCAAATAGTTGAGGGCCAGCGGGATGCCAGGGAAAAGCTGTTGGATAACTTCGATCAGGAGGTGGTCGAAAAAGTTCGAATCCAGAGTCACGACTATCTGGATCGTTTCAACGGCCTCCTGTGGATGATTACCCAACACCTTCTTGGGGATTATGCCAATTTTGACGAAACGGCTCATACTTTTACGCTGTTAAAAAATCCTTTCCCTAAGGAAACCATTCACCCGGGCCCCTATTGCATGGGAAAGGCAGTTGATGATGTCAATACTTACCGCGTTGGCCACCCTCTGGCTCAGCGCCTGCTTAGTCGTGCATCCTCGCTACAAACTCCATCTGCGCAAGTAGTTTTCGATTATGCCGGGAGCGGGAAGAATATTACTTGTCTGCAATCGTTTCTCGGAAAGTCTGGTTGGCTTCAATGCTGCCTATGTACCGTAACCGCATTGGAGACTGAAGACCAGCTGGTTTTTGCAGGATTAACCGATGACGGACATCTTCTTGACGATACACAATGCCGCCGCTTGTTTGATTTAGCGGGGCGAACTGAAAACACCTTAGCCTTGCCGGGGGAGATTTCACAACGGCTTGACCAGCAAGTTTCAGCCTGCTCCCAGGAAATACTTACAAGTATGGACACTCGAAACGGGCGGTGGTTTGAAGTGGAGATGGACAAA from Dehalogenimonas sp. W includes the following:
- a CDS encoding SNF2-related protein, which encodes MNLTDYHAKLYAYELTRRCSSDSVEKLTSVLADAQVDLNPHQVEAALFAFRNPFSRGAILADEVGLGKTIEAGLLLSQKWAERKRRLLVIVPANLRKQWSQELSDKFNLPSVILENRSFNDVIRSGNLNPFKQEAIILCSYQFAKKMEPYIRQIQWALVVIDEAHRLRNVYKTSSKIASVIKQAVAPFPKVLLTATPLQNSLLELYGLVSIIDDYAFGDLRSFRARFTRLNNETDFTDLKERLKPICKRTLRRQVLEYIKYTNRHAIVQEFVPSDQEQRLYDLVTEYLQCPTLYALPASQRQLMTLILRKLLASSTYAISATLEGLANKLEAAATVAEAVDTLPDDLPANLEELDELADEWDEDDNGSTSGQKSKLTPEQLAELRLEMAQLREFHALAKSIVRNSKGEVLLTALRKGFAAASHAQEKQGAATLQQKAVIFTESRRTQEYLFNVLQQTEFAGKVMLFNGTNTDSLSKGILQRWLEKHAGTDRISGSPSANMRAALVEHFRDDASILIATEAAAEGINLQFCNLVVNYDLPWNPQRIEQRIGRCHRYGQKYDVVVVNFLNKSNAADQRVYELLDEKFRLFNGVFGASDEVLGIVESGVDFEKRIASIYQQCRTQEQIQFEFDQLQKELEVQIVEGQRDAREKLLDNFDQEVVEKVRIQSHDYLDRFNGLLWMITQHLLGDYANFDETAHTFTLLKNPFPKETIHPGPYCMGKAVDDVNTYRVGHPLAQRLLSRASSLQTPSAQVVFDYAGSGKNITCLQSFLGKSGWLQCCLCTVTALETEDQLVFAGLTDDGHLLDDTQCRRLFDLAGRTENTLALPGEISQRLDQQVSACSQEILTSMDTRNGRWFEVEMDKLEKWAEDRRVSLRTELEDLDDALKEARKAARMAPNLPDKLERQREIRKFETKRDEAWRNYDQASRDVDRQKDTLLDEICQRLRQATEKTTLFSLHWVLT